The proteins below are encoded in one region of Elgaria multicarinata webbii isolate HBS135686 ecotype San Diego chromosome 8, rElgMul1.1.pri, whole genome shotgun sequence:
- the SPHKAP gene encoding A-kinase anchor protein SPHKAP isoform X1 has translation MLVFLVLQRLISISPNLPKLISSMNVQPPKENEIVLLSGLASGKLQADFEVPECSWLADVCLVQCARGNRKNSTSCIIFEINKFLIGLELVQEKQQHLEASILKPEDDTNCSVSSIEEDFLTASEHFEDENEVDEYKNGHEKLNVTEAAAEFKKYRGKGLENLHCQKARLPFTPEADGINRDGTAPARTSSSSEEDCNGEGEESVLQTVGKAVKQLHWEAGRAGKSKTSSNIDDLEDSSRGETDNSDVSEDASLAVMAKEESISLDDATAEQNHHLDTSHCRAESTSHPPMQNKQATAGQFATNLAESVLQDAFIRLSQSTFTKEAAISISLGNSLTSAACATPDAMASRSWNELPKIVIVQSPDGSDNTSEWSGSSFPNVCPWSEAEHSTEVADWLQDNSSNGGTQSALEVALACAATVIGTISSPHAAEKLKGEQESTNSKSNMVDNEELEEKPSQSVNCTPVDYSFPSALCGMTQVASAVAVCGLGEKTDDKYPVTSGGLLSAAETTAAITLHCSIAIGSSMEKLNNSIAQVLFKEASLVLSKPETYRNIGDFMESINGKIVQTVTKPSSPHLDEVIVDELAQSLSNVILRHSVEEVRKKQLNTCSERNIDLSTQDVFVATANKLLFNVLYFTCKKMTDLAQLSECSNTLADDHLSKQVMESQPKETTNDLLQLSPNYFKNQPVSTMCGTSPDKDVASATNSMKDTKGEVVPDAQEPATLHAGSPPKVNAHSLPSGKTSPKKRYLKRTARECYKSINPNSNQTKKEIRSFTGKENMTMPASECRHGLQEVQSSNAAVSSESHEKLNEAQLTVSLLGSQGFLPPQPLLQLKHPTDKYCIADFAEELAETVVSMATEIAAICLDNSNGKQPWFCAWKRGSEYLMPQALSCRTIKRKKETQANGSVVRKHRPPRLSEIKRKTDEHPELKERLMNRVVDESIYLDDTPDSCNSFASEVTAKIMNLAELSVADNVWQSPNHPRNRLLCDRWSRVNASSCESIPEEDSDSKASANNLALLNTLGQPISRTSSVSKQSSCESITDEFSRFMVNQMENEGREFDLLLDYYAGKNANNILSSALQQVTKKNGHLNVRPSCPSKQSSTESITEEFYKYMLREIEKENKENGSSARSAKDWSNNLLPPSQRSPFCFRQSSMPDSRSSASRLTVNVPIKANSLDGLSRSGHRDSLSIQPISTVSSSGLCKSDSYLYQRCRTDQVTDMLIHETWSNSIKALMRKNKIIVDDGEVTEPDQCPHNSPPHVQQYANRLAENIVESGKTIIAIHQDPAYRNQATESSHAPVGMQNNSQPIGDRLDVDVKKQHSASLGLFPTNRASSSACLREVPLIQIETDQREDLDKGSEPLTEVNIASGKREHLNKEKPTKTDAGRHLVSTTTNGMAMCNGPEPEASIEAKTVEEFPVPLSSSDESTGSSWCQLANEEENPDDTSSYLQLSERSMSELVEENTFHNKQPEKVEEYTSCLSLGTANGQKDLLVINFDLEPECPDAELRATLQWIAASELGIPMIYFKKSQENRIEKFLDVVQLVHQKSWKVGDIFHAVVQFCKLHEECSELTPSLFDWLLEQG, from the exons ATGCTCGTGTTTCTTGTACTTCAGAGATTGATCAGCATCTCCCCGAACCTCCCAAAGCTTATCAGCTCCATGAATGTGCAGCCACCAAAGGAGAATGAAATTGTTCTGCTGAGTGGATTAGCTTCAGGGAAGCTTCAGGCTGATTTTGAAGTACCCGAG tGTTCTTGGTTGGCAGATGTCTGTCTGGTTCAGTGTGCAAGAGGAAACAGAAAGAACAGCACAAGCTGCATCATTTTTGAAATAAACAAGTTTCTGATTGGGCTGGAGctcgtgcaggagaagcagcagcacctGGAGGCTAGCATCTTAAAGCCGGAGGACGATACTAACTGCTCGGTGTCCTCAATAGAGGAAGACTTTCTCACAGCATCAGAGCACTTTGAAGATGAGAATGAGGTGGATGAATATAAAAACG GTCATGAAAAACTAAATGTCACGGAAGCTGCGGCAGAGTTTAAAAAGTACAGAGGTAAAGGACTTGAAAACCTACATTGCCAAAAAGCTAGATTACCCTTTACTCCGGAAGCTGATGGTATTAACAGAGACGGCACTGCTCCTGCTAGAACATCGAGCTCATCTGAAGAAGACTGTAATGGTGAGGGAGAGGAGAGTGTTTTACAAACTGTAGGTAAAGCTGTTAAGCAGCTTCACTGGGAGGCTGGTAGAGCTGGAAAATCCAAGACATCCTCTAATATAGATGATCTGGAAGATTCTTCTAGAGGTGAGACAGACAATTCGGATGTATCAGAAGATGCGTCTTTGGCCGTAATGGCTAAGGAGGAAAGTATTTCTTTGGATGATGCAACAGCTGAGCAAAACCATCATTTAGACACATCACATTGTAGAGCTGAAAGTACGTCCCATCCTCCCATGCAAAATAAACAAGCCACTGCAGGTCAATTTGCTACAAATTTGGCAGAGTCTGTCCTGCAAGATGCATTCATTAGATTGTCTCAGTCTACTTTTACCAAAGAGGCTGCCATCAGCATCTCTCTTGGAAACTCCTTAACTTCAGCTGCATGTGCAACGCCGGATGCAATGGCTTCTCGCTCATGGAACGAGCTTCCCAAAATTGTTATTGTTCAGAGTCCAGATGGCTCTGACAACACATCTGAATGGTCAGGCTCTAGCTTTCCAAATGTGTGTCCTTGGTCTGAAGCTGAACATTCAACCGAAGTTGCAGATTGGTTACAAGACAACAGCTCCAATGGAGGCACTCAAAGTGCTTTAGAAGTAGCCTTGGCCTGTGCGGCTACAGTCATTGGTACCATTTCGAGTCCACATGCTGCAGAAAAGCTCAAAGGAGAACAGGAATCTACCAACTCTAAAAGTAATATGGTTGATAATGAAGAGTTAGAGGAAAAACCTTCCCAAAGTGTCAACTGTACACCCGTGGACTATTCATTTCCGTCTGCCCTGTGTGGCATGACTCAAGTAGCAAGTGCTGTTGCTGTCTGTGGTCTTGGTGAAAAGACAGATGATAAGTATCCTGTAACTTCAGGTGGACTCTTATCTGCTGCTGAGACCACAGCAGCCATTACTCTCCATTGTAGCATCGCCATAGGGAGCAGCATGGAGAAACTGAACAATAGTATTGCACAAGTATTGTTCAAAGAGGCATCTTTAGTGTTATCAAAACCTGAAACATACAGAAATATAGGGGACTTTATGGAGTCTATAAATGGGAAAATTGTTCAGACTGTGACAAAGCCGTCCAGTCCCCACTTAGATGAAGTAATTGTTGATGAACTTGCCCAGAGCTTGTCCAATGTTATTCTCAGACATTCAGTGGAAGAGGTCAGGAAGAAGCAGCTAAacacatgttcagaaagaaaCATAGATCTCAGTACCCAAGATGTCTTTGTTGCAACTGCAAATAAGCTGCTTTTTAATGTGCTGTATTTCACATGTAAGAAGATGACTGACCTTGCACAGCTTAGTGAATGTTCAAATACTCTGGCTGATGATCATCTTAGCAAGCAGGTAATGGAGAGCCAACCAAAAGAGACAACAAATGATCTTTTACAGTTATCCCCAAACTACTTCAAGAATCAGCCTGTTAGCACCATGTGCGGCACTAGCCCTGATAAGGATGTGGCATCTGCAACAAATTCAATGAAAGACACCAAAGGGGAAGTTGTGCCAGATGCCCAAGAACCTGCCACACTTCATGCAGGTTCACCACCTAAGGTCAATGCTCATAGTTTACCCTCTGGAAAAACATCTCCCAAGAAAAGGTATTTGAAAAGAACTGCAAGAGAATGTTACAAATCCATAAATCCCAATAGCAATCAAACTAAAAAAGAAATCCGATCATTTACCGGCAAAGAAAATATGACAATGCCAGCCAGCGAATGCAGACATGGCCTTCAAGAAGTTCAATCTTCTAATGCTGCAGTAAGTTCAGAAAGTCATGAAAAGCTCAATGAAGCCCAACTCACTGTGTCCTTACTGGGTAGTCAAGGTTTTCTGCCTCCCCAACCTCTGCTACAGTTGAAGCACCCAACAGATAAGTACTGCATAGCAGATTTTGCAGAGGAATTGGCAGAGACGGTGGTCTCTATGGCAACAGAAATAGCTGCCATTTGCCTTGACAATTCAAATGGCAAGCAACCCTGGTTCTGCGCATGGAAGAGAGGAAGTGAATATTTGATGCCCCAGGCTTTGTCATGCCGAACCatcaaaaggaagaaggaaacgcAAGCTAATGGGTCAGTTGTGAGAAAGCATAGGCCACCCAGGCTGAGCGAGATCAAGAGGAAAACGGATGAGCACCCCGAGCTAAAAGAAAGGTTAATGAATAGGGTTGTGGATGAATCTATTTACCTCGACGACACACCGGATTCGTGCAATAGCTTTGCCAGTGAAGTCACTGCTAAAATTATGAATTTAGCCGAACTCTCTGTGGCAGATAACGTATGGCAGAGTCCAAACCATCCTCGAAACAGACTGCTCTGTGACCGGTGGAGCAGAGTCAACGCATCCAGCTGCGAAAGCATTCCGGAAGAAGACTCAGATTCCAAAGCGTCTGCAAATAATTTGGCTCTCCTGAACACTTTAGGgcagcccataagcaggacaagtTCTGTCTCCAAGCAGTCTAGCTGTGAAAGTATTACGGACGAGTTTTCCCGGTTTATGGTCAACCAGATGGAAAACGAAGGCCGAGAGTTTGATTTGTTACTTGACTACTATGCTGGGAAAAATGCAAATAACATCCTAAGTTCTGCCCTGCAGCAAGTCACCAAGAAAAATGGCCACCTCAACGTGAGGCCAAGTTGCCCATCCAAACAGTCAAGTACAGAAAGCATAACAGAAGAGTTTTATAAGTATATGCTAagagaaattgaaaaagaaaataaagaaaatgggtCTTCTGCTCGGAGTGCAAAGGACTGGAGCAACAATTTATTACCTCCATCCCAACgatcaccattttgttttagacaGTCCTCAATGCCTGATAGTAGATCTTCGGCATCTAGGCTAACAGTGAATGTGCCCATCAAAGCAAATTCTTTAGATGGCCTTTCTCGCAGTGGCCACCGGGATTCTTTAAGCATACAGCCGATCAGCACAGTGTCCTCTTCAGGACTTTGCAAATCAGACTCTTACCTGTACCAAAGATGTAGGACCGATCAGGTAACTGACATGCTGATTCATGAAACCTGGTCAAACTCCATCAAAGCTCTGATGCGCAAGAATAAGATCATAGTTGATGATGGGGAGGTTACGGAGCCTGACCAGTGTCCTCACAATTCCCCACCACATGTTCAGCAATATGCAAACAGGCTAGCTGAAAATATTGTGGAAAGTGGGAAAACCATAATTGCCATTCATCAAGATCCCGCATACAGAAATCAAGCCACAGAGAGCAGCCACGCCCCAGTAGGGATGCAAAATAACTCTCAACCAATAGGAGACAGACTTGATGTAGATGTGAAAAAACAGCATAGTGCATCACTCGGATTGTTTCCTACAAACCGTGCAAGCTCTTCTGCATGCCTAAGAGAAGTGCCTTTAATTCAGATAGAAACCGATCAAAGAGAAGACCTTGACAAAGGCTCCGAGCCCTTAACGGAAGTTAACATTGCCTCCGGTAAAAGGGAGCATCTAAACAAAGAAAAACCTACaaagacagatgcaggaagaCACCTGGTTTCCACAACAACCAACGG CATGGCTATGTGCAATGGCCCTGAGCCTGAAGCCTCCATAGAGGCCAAAACAGTGGAAGAGTTTCCAGTCCCTCTCAGCAGCAGCGATGAAAGCACAGGTAGCAGCTGGTGTCAGTTGGCAAATGAGGAGGAGAACCCTGATGATACAAGCAGCTACTTGCAACTCAGCGAGAGATCCATGAG